From the genome of Ziziphus jujuba cultivar Dongzao chromosome 4, ASM3175591v1:
AAACCCATGCTGGTCCTCTGAATTCCCTTAAAGGGTCCGGCTATACTCCGGCAATTAGCCGAGCTATCGAAGAAGAAGAGTACCGGTTAGCCAGATCCCAGGTTGTCCGGAAAGGACTAGACTTGGAAGGCTATGCTATTGAGGGGATTTCCATTGGTGGGCAAGAGACCTGCATCATAATCCCGGAGTTCAAATGCGCTTTTGATATCGGCAGGTGTCCTTCAAGAGCAATTCAGCAGAACTTCGTGTTCATCACTCATGCCCATCTTGATCACATTGTGAGCCTCTTTTCCCATAATGGGTTTTGCTTCATTGTGTCTATAATTCAATGTTGTCAGAGGGAATCATAATTTATTGTTGGAGGTGAAATTGCAGATAAAAAAGTTTTTAGTTTTGGTGCCAAATTTTAGGTTGAGGTGGAAATAGGTTGTCATTTTCCATTTTCTGAAAACCAAGAGGATCTATTAGTTTATTTCTTGGAGGGAAAGCCCACTGAATAAATTATGTTTGCTTGTATTTTTACTTCTTTGGTTGGTCataattttcttgttctttaAGTCATTTAGTTCAATTTGAAGTGTAAATTTTAGTTGCAAGCTTATACTGTACTCATTGTTTCAGGGTGGGTTGCCAATGTATGTTGCCAGCCGTGGTTTGTACAACTTAAAACCTCCAACAGTATTTGTGCCTCCTTGCATCAAAGAAGATGTGGAGAATTTATTTGACATTCACAGGACGATGGGCCAAGTGGAATTGAAATTTGATTTGGTTCCTTTGGATGTGGGTGTGTAGCTTTACTTTGTCTTCTTCATGGGTTTTATGGCACCTAATGCTGGAAATGATGTTACAAGTTTGAATTCAGGTGAAACATATGAAATGCGAAATAATCTTGTTGTTCGACCATTTAGAACTCAACATGTAATACCCAGCCAGGTGAGCTTCAGCATATTATCTTCATATGTACAATTTACAGTTAAATATGAAATTGAGTGTTAATACCCAGATTGCTAGGAGTAGCTTATTTTCAATAGAAACAGCTTCCTACTATTATTCTGAATTAATAACCAATGGGTTTTGATTACATGGTAAAGAGTGAACAACGCTGCCATTTTGCATAGTTTTAGCTTCATATTTGTCCAAGAAATCAGATGGTTTTATAGTGTTACTTTTGTTAGGAGTTTTACAATGAATTTTCCCTTTAGAAGGACTTCGGTTTCAAGGCCAACTATCATTGTCTGATCGCATTCACCTGTCAGGTCTTGGGAGCATATCCTAAGACAAATTTCCATTAGGATTATGATTACTATGTGGCCTCTTACCAGCCAAATTGACGTTTGgatccaaaaagaaaatgggGGGAAGACAACACTAGAACAATCATTGTGAGTAGCGGAAGGCAGGGAGTTCTTTCATGTGTTTACTGTGTTAAAGAACCCATGAATCGGGTTTGAGATTTGGATATAGATGGTTACTAATAATTGTACTCTTTAGTTTATTACTGTTTGCAAACTAAAGGGGCTGGAATCTTTGATGTGTGGTTAATTTGATATGTAATCAATTCAATGTGCAGGGCTATGTAATCTATTCAGTTAGAAAAAAGCTGAAGAAGCAATACATTCATCTTAAGGGGAAACAAATAGAGAAATTGAAGAAGTCTGGTGTAGAGGTGTAATATCTCTGGCAGAGTTTTGCTTTAGTCTTGGATTAATTGAAATCCATTTGACTTTTTAACTTCCTTTTTAGATTACAGATATTATACTGTCTCCTGAGGTTGCCTTTACTGGAGACACAACATCAGATTATATGGTCGATCCTCGGAATGCTGATGCCTTAAGGGCAAAGATTCTTATAACTGAGGTATGAAATGGACTCTTTTTGTGAAGTTGCTTTTTTTTGGATTTGCAGGTTGTATTATTATGAgattcaattaaaaattaaatttagtactGTGAAGTTTTACTTTGATTAAAGGAATTGGCTTGCATTAAATCTGAGATGGCGACAAAATCAATCTGTAATAGAAGTAAGTGATTATGAACTGAAAGTGCCAAGTCCACCCTTTATCcaaatttatgattttgattttggggGAAGATTTCCACATGATTATAGAGATAATTATCAGTTTCCTGTTTAAATTATCAGTTTACTGTTTAAGTTGTGCCACATTTCTTGGATGCTATGAGGATTTTAATTGCAAAGAAAAATATCCTGGCCAAAAATTGTAACTGGTATATTTCAAGCCACTGGCATTAGGAACATATGTTGTTGTTGGAAGCTCAGTTCCAGACCAATTTACTGTTTAAGTTTTACACCATGTTTCTTGGCTGCTATAAGGATTTTTATTGCAAAGAAAAATATCCTGGCCAAAAATTTTAACTGGTATATTTCAAATCATTGGCACTGGCAACatatattgttgttgttgggaGCTCAGTTGTAGACCAAATCCAATGTTCCATTGTCTTCAGGCCTTGGTATATTTCAAGCAGTTAGCATGCTTGCATTTTTGCATATATGCGTGAATCATTTTGGTGAAATTTCATTTCCGAATTATAAATATGGTTATCTTTCACAGGCCACCTTTTTGGATGAAGGATTCAGCATTGAACATGCCCGACAACATGGTCATACTCATTTATATGAGGTATGTGAATATCTTTTTATTGCAAATTACCTTTTGAGCAGAGGAAGAGGGGAGGATGGAGTAAAAAATGGTTAGCCATTCGTAGGAAGCTTTTAAGGGCTGCAATGCATATTCTATTATTAGCTTTAGAGCTTTCGAGTAAACTGCATCTTTTACGATATTGATTTGCAATCTTGAACATAGTGTTTGTAACAATATGCAGATTTTTGAAAATGCACAATGGATTCGGAATAAGGCGGTTTTGCTGACCCATTTCTCCTCACGATACCATATAGAGGTAACTGATTACTTTTAACAGTCATTTGTTAATTTTAAGTGTAATATAATGGAGCAATCCAAATTGACAATCTGCATTAAGCTAGTGGAAATGCTTTTTCAGTCACTTAAATTTGAATATGAATATTATATGGTCCAaactcatttttcaattttgaaaatttgccAGTAGTGGATTTGGGTTTCAGCTACATTTTGccagttttctttctttctttctttcttttttttttaaaaaaaataataataaaataataaaaaatgggaCTATTGTTTAGCTTCCTATATaggtttttatattattttattgtctgAGTGGTTGCAGTTGTGAATTACAGGACATTCGTGCAGCTGTATCAAAGTTGCAGTCCAAAGTATCAGCAAAAGTGGTCCCTCTTACAGAGGGCTTTAAATCAATGTACACTTAGATTTTGTACCTAATCTTTGCCTACTGTTAGATTTTGTACCTAATCTTTGCCTACTGTTAGATTTTGTACCTAATCTTTGCCTACTGTTAGCAACTAACCGTAACTAGGTTGTACAAGAGAAtggagagagacagagagaactGAGAAGTACAGTGAGTTTGCTGTaaattattctttcttttcccaACTGTTCGTATTCTTTTTTCagtatgccttttttttttttttttttaattcagatTGGCAGGGTAGTATGGTATATGTCTCCAAGTTGTTAATGGCATGACGTACAGATGCAGTAACAGTTTGTGGATAACCTTAAATTATGGACTTCACATGAAAATGTACTTCACTTTGTAGGTGCTCCACTTAAAAAGTATATGCACATAAATCAAAACGAATCTATTTGcaatataataatgaaatatatatatatatatatatatatataatgaatctCAAAGAACAGTAATATGCAGCAAAAGATTTACCAaacggaaaaataaaaagtggacATGCAGCAAAAGTAAGGTTTTATAGAACTATGATCCAAAGCTGACATTGGACGCGTTTACATAATTGTCCATGGCAAACCCTTATTATTTAGATATTGGAAATTAATATACAATTGTCCACAGCAAACACTTTTGACGTtggatattgaaaaaaaaaaaaaaagtggaaaaaaagtTTCTTACACTTTGAATAAGTTTAAAAAATGgtttcaattttaaagataAGAAATTTTTAACTCCATGGAAAGTAAAGAATAGCAATGGTATTCATGATAGTAAAATGTTTTGAACATATTATAATCGATGATTCATGACAATGATTTttaacaaaagataaaactCTGTAGTTTCCTAagtttagcaaaaaaaaatttgtagttTCATAAAAACTCAGGAAGCCGATTGAGGCAAATCTCAGTTATTCCCGAAACATTTCATCCTACCATGTCTGGTAACAACTTCCTATGCCGATCATGAGAGGAATGCATAAACCTATCACATGAAGGATCCTCGAGTGCATTCCATTGCCACCAACCCAGAAGCTGTATATTTTAAGTGCTGCAGATCTGGCATTTTGTGAGAAATAGAGATCCCAAGGGAATTCATCTTAAAAAGTCTGGAGAACCAAAATGAACCAAAAGACTTGTCACGGAGCAGAGGTAAACAGCAGGGATGCATTCGTTCCTCCAAAGCCAAAAGAGTTCGATAAAGCAGCTCTTATTGGCATCTCCTTTGAAGCTTTTAATGGCATGAGTCCATCAGTAAACAGTGGATCCGGCTTGGTGAGATTAAGCGTCAAGGGTGCAACTCCCTGAAACAAAACAGGGAAGCCGTTAGTCATCATAACCAACTCTTTTAAGGCAACAGTCAAGTTCATGTTATGCAAAACAAAAGTTTATGGCTACTCAAGATTGTAGGTATATAAGAATGAAACCAAAAACAATTAAGTGTGATGAAGCTGCTTACACGGTGTATGGCCAATATTGTGAAGATTGCTTCGACAGCTCCAGCTGCTCCAAGGAGATGACCCACGGCTCcctgaaattttatttgtaattgcacccaattaaagagaaagaaaattaaccagaacagaaaaaagaaaaagaaggtaaagcttgAAACTATAGGCACACTCATTTCCAAAACCAAAGCCACTTTAACAGCTCTAAGATGAAAGTTACTTGAAGTACATCTCAAGAGGTCTGTAATATGCATATCCATTAATAATTCTTAGCCATGATATTTGGATGATGAAGATATATTTTCTAAGCTGTGTCAGTCAGtaacaaatcaaaatatttgttttacttttcccAGAATTACCTTTGTGGACGACAAGGCTAAGGCACCAGAAGTTGCATGGTTAGAAAACAAACTTTTGATAGCATTGGCTTCTACAGCATCACCTGGACAAGACATTCCATAATGGACCATATATTCATCAACTTCAGCAAATTCATTATTCCAAGGTAACAGCTCACAAAAACTTATAAAGGTCCAAATCATTTACCCAAAGGCGTTGATGTAGCATGGGCATTCACATAATCCACTTGCTCCGGATGGAGACCAGACTGCAAACAAAGGAACagtaataaatgaattttttcttttgaatcagAAAGATAACTTCACCATGAGAAATTTGTTAAGTTACTATCATACTAAGCCCACAAATGataaattgtattttgatttCATACCAGGAATCTAACATAAATGGAAAGGGTGCAGCAGCTGTAACTATGCTTGCAAAACAATTTAGCCCTGAAATCATTTAGACCCTATGTTTGACAATTTTTCCTCCAATCGATCAAGATTACCATGCAAGTCACTTCTAGGTGCAACATAAGGAATGCTTATCTAACAAAACTAACATATTACTTCATAAACCGTGTAGGATGTAATTTCATTCTCGGGTAGAACTTGCAGTACTTGGCCAAGAAAACCAAAAGATGCATACACATTCTAAATGCTAAAACTGGGATGGATAAACAGTCCCAAACGATTATTAGTCCAAAACCATAATCCTGTACCTGTCTTAGGGCACGTGTCATTGCTAGAATAGCACCTCTTCCATCCAAGTGTGGTTGAGTAATATGATATGCATCACCTGTACAAATTACATTATTCAGAGTTCGATACCTTACCAGAGCATTTCAAGAGAGTATTTACAGCTTATTATGATTTGAAAACCCAACCTGACATCCCATAACCACGAAACTCTGCATAGATTTTTGCTCCTCGTTTTCTTGCATGCTCAAGTTCcttgtcataaaaaaaaaaagagtcagaCCAGATGTAATAACAATTGAAGACCACAAGATGTGATGTTGTAAAAGTACATGTCTCAACTCACCTCCAATACCAAGACACCAGAACCTTCACCTATCCTGAGTTTAAAGATAAGGTTAGGTAAAAGAAGGCAACATATCAGAATAGCTAAAGCctgattatgaaaaaaaaaaaaaatatatatatatatatatatattctttaccCCTAAGAATATGTACTTACACAAACCCATCTCTGCTACAGTCAAAAGGTCGTGATGCTTCTTGTGGAGCAGAATTGTATTTTGTAGTCAAAGCCCTTGACCTGGGTATTGCAAAGAAAACTTTACAAGAAGAACTAACAACAGAATCCTTAAAAACAACTGAGAGTAACTTCCATAACTAGATTATTAGCCCAAAAACTATGTTTTCTGATGCATTTGGTAAAGAAAATTCTCAAGTCTTTACCCAGCagaatgaaaggaaaaaaaaaactgaaattgcATAAAACATCAGGTACTGTCTATAAGAGGTGAATCCCACCATTAAGGTGTTTCAGAGTCTTATTTCGAACATCACTCTACGAAGTAACCTCGATAACACCTGATGAAACTTTGTTCCCATACTTCACACTAATTAAACATCAATCCATTTTTAAGATCCCTTTTACTGATTATGTTAAAACTAATATATCTTGGTAACATTTGTCTTGGAAGAAGAATACGGCTAAGGAATGCTGAAAGATGCATCAGGATCTAACCTCAAGATTATAACTTGCTACCGTAATTTCATaagaaaaaaggggaaaataaaagagaaagaaaaagaaagcaagaaaGACCAGACATTTTGAAGACAAATTGCTGAGTTATATGAGTGACACTAAAACTTTTGAGGATTAAACAAAGTAGAGATTAATAGATAtagacatataaaataaaaaatagatatatacatataaaataaaaaacaaaatataaaataaagcaacTGTCCGACACATAGTTCAGTCAGAAAATTATGGTATAACAATACCTACAAAATCCTGCTATTGATAAAGCATCAATGCTGGACTCTGTGCCTCCTGCCACCATAACATCTGAATCTCCAAACTGAATCATCCTTGCAGCATCACCGATAGAATGTGCACCAGTAGCACAAGCTGTCACTGCAGCATGATTTGGTCCCTAAGACAAAATTATACACATGCATTTTATAACAAGAATACTAAAATGCATATCCTAAAAGCTACACATGGAATTAAGAATCAAATATCTGTAAGACTCAAAGCTTGGTAGAGAAAATGGGTTCTACTTAAAGATTGGTGCACTTCATTCTATTGGCTTAATCGGTTTGTCAATTGAGATGTAATTCCTGTAACAACTATTTTCAACAAGTTCCTTCTAAGAGAAATCAGGCTACTAAGGAAAAGCCCCAAGCTCTATACTTGCTCTTAGCCCAAAGGCTGAGAAGGTTGCCAAGCTAGGTAGTTTTATTATGTGCATCAATTGGCTACATGAGGATGAAGATCCATGTCTAGCCCTTTCCTCAAGAAATAACGTATATCCACCCACTGAGCGGCCATATATTTCAGTTTTGGAAGTTGGTTAAATACCTGGAATCCATATTTCATGCTCACATGACCAGATGCCATGTTGATTAATATCCGTGGGATGAAAAATGGACTAAGCCGACGAATGCGctggattaaaataaaaaataagaaattaaaaaacagtAATAAGACATCAAAAGTAAAATGTTTCTGGAGCAACAAGGTCATTTCCCAGTCTATAATAGAGGTTAcaggaaaaatattataaaataaaatcatattaagCTATTTCAATATTATCCACAAGATGGTTACTAACCTTCTCACAAATCATCCGCGCAGCATCCAATATATCACTGATGCTTCCAGTTCCCCCACCAATTGAGACTCCCTGTATTCTTCAAATTAAAAAGGATAGATTACcacataattaaacaaaaaggaACAACGAAATTCCATATATTATTTGCATATAAATAGGCTTACCGTTTTTTCCTTCTGTTCCTGATCAGTCGGTATCCACTTTGCATCCTTTAGAGCTTCATCAGCAGCACATAATGCATACCCTATAAACCTTGCAATTGAGCGGTGTTCCTGAGAAACAAATTACCCTTTAGATAACATAAGAGATCTAAAAAATTGGTTAAGCATCGGAATGTCCAGAAAGCATCAACAAACAGGAATGCATAACAAACCACAGAACGAGTTCAAGTTAGCTTTTCCAGCCCGAACAGTCATCATATATTGACAAAGAATAAATAAGCTAAACAGAAATTACCCTAGTAAGCCATGGCAAGATTTGAATGAAATGTCCTGTCAAAGGCAAGACTTCACTTTCTAACACAACctttttttataatcaaaataaacgaCAAGATGAAGtgctttttttccctttaattgATGCAACCAAACAAACAGCATTTATTGAAATTGCGTTTGATTAGTTTATGGAATTTGGCAACATTCTTCACCATAATGCATAATATGTGAAAACCCATTTTCTAGATAAACAGTCTCTGGTCATCACAGACAATTCTACTCATACTGTGCAACTCTaccaaaacgaaaaaacaaacgAAACAATGCAATCACAAATCATCGATAAGGAACCGAAGCAATGCGCTTCAATTTTACCTTAGAATTGAGCCACAAATCCACATTGAAGTCACCTGGATTGGTTCCTGAAGGAACGATTGCAGCAACTTTTGAAGTCAGCTGTTCATATGCGTGCAACTGGGCTTCTCTATCAAAGTTATTCATCCCAAGATCTTCAGGGGATAAAGCTCTAATCCCACAATCCCCTTGTATCAAACGCTTCCATGTAGTATCGACTCCACAGCCCAGTGGAGTCACCATGCCTAAACCTGAAAACATAACTTCCCCaccatcaaataaaaaaataaaaaataaataaaaaaggcccAATTCGA
Proteins encoded in this window:
- the LOC107417399 gene encoding tRNase Z TRZ2, chloroplastic, which gives rise to MLHSQTHQNMQMSLTISPSKAPHKFPSHQPISVSSPSPRIQRVSLQTHAGPLNSLKGSGYTPAISRAIEEEEYRLARSQVVRKGLDLEGYAIEGISIGGQETCIIIPEFKCAFDIGRCPSRAIQQNFVFITHAHLDHIGGLPMYVASRGLYNLKPPTVFVPPCIKEDVENLFDIHRTMGQVELKFDLVPLDVGETYEMRNNLVVRPFRTQHVIPSQGYVIYSVRKKLKKQYIHLKGKQIEKLKKSGVEITDIILSPEVAFTGDTTSDYMVDPRNADALRAKILITEATFLDEGFSIEHARQHGHTHLYEIFENAQWIRNKAVLLTHFSSRYHIEDIRAAVSKLQSKVSAKVVPLTEGFKSMYT
- the LOC107417390 gene encoding 3-oxoacyl-[acyl-carrier-protein] synthase, mitochondrial isoform X1, with the protein product MAGPARRSFYIPSRFLFTRRVSTSCSGVEAFDPPPLVHSRRVVVTVMFSGLGMVTPLGCGVDTTWKRLIQGDCGIRALSPEDLGMNNFDREAQLHAYEQLTSKVAAIVPSGTNPGDFNVDLWLNSKEHRSIARFIGYALCAADEALKDAKWIPTDQEQKEKTGVSIGGGTGSISDILDAARMICEKRIRRLSPFFIPRILINMASGHVSMKYGFQGPNHAAVTACATGAHSIGDAARMIQFGDSDVMVAGGTESSIDALSIAGFCRSRALTTKYNSAPQEASRPFDCSRDGFVIGEGSGVLVLEELEHARKRGAKIYAEFRGYGMSGDAYHITQPHLDGRGAILAMTRALRQSGLHPEQVDYVNAHATSTPLGDAVEANAIKSLFSNHATSGALALSSTKGAVGHLLGAAGAVEAIFTILAIHRGVAPLTLNLTKPDPLFTDGLMPLKASKEMPIRAALSNSFGFGGTNASLLFTSAP
- the LOC107417390 gene encoding 3-oxoacyl-[acyl-carrier-protein] synthase, mitochondrial isoform X2; protein product: MAGPARRSFYIPSRFLFTRRVSTSCSGVEAFDPPPLVHSRRVVVTGLGMVTPLGCGVDTTWKRLIQGDCGIRALSPEDLGMNNFDREAQLHAYEQLTSKVAAIVPSGTNPGDFNVDLWLNSKEHRSIARFIGYALCAADEALKDAKWIPTDQEQKEKTGVSIGGGTGSISDILDAARMICEKRIRRLSPFFIPRILINMASGHVSMKYGFQGPNHAAVTACATGAHSIGDAARMIQFGDSDVMVAGGTESSIDALSIAGFCRSRALTTKYNSAPQEASRPFDCSRDGFVIGEGSGVLVLEELEHARKRGAKIYAEFRGYGMSGDAYHITQPHLDGRGAILAMTRALRQSGLHPEQVDYVNAHATSTPLGDAVEANAIKSLFSNHATSGALALSSTKGAVGHLLGAAGAVEAIFTILAIHRGVAPLTLNLTKPDPLFTDGLMPLKASKEMPIRAALSNSFGFGGTNASLLFTSAP